The Arachis ipaensis cultivar K30076 chromosome B03, Araip1.1, whole genome shotgun sequence region gatctaagagatactcattctagcttaattcatgtagaacagaagtgtttgtcaggcacgcgttcataggggagaatggtgatgagcgtcacacataatcatcaccttcatcacgttcttgggtgcgaatggatatcttagaagcgaaataagaagatttgaatagaaaacagtagtactttgcattaatctttgaggaacagcagagctccacaccttaatctatggagtgtagaaactctatcgttgaaaatacataagtgaaaggtccaggcatggccgagatggccagccccctaaacgagatcacaggatcaaaatacaatccaggattgtcaaaaagactagtaaaaggtcctatttataataaactagctattagggtttacatgagtaagtaattgatgagcgttcaactctggttttggatccttttctggcgctggacgccagatttgggcagaaggctggcgttgaacgccagtttacgtcgtcaattcttggccaaagtatggactattatatattgatggaaagccctggatgtctactttccaacgcaattggaagcgcgccatttcgagttctgtagctccagaaaatccactttgagtgcagggaggtcagaatccaacagcatcagcagtccttcttcaacctctgaatcagatttttgctcaagtccctcaatttcagccggaaaatacctgaaatcacagaaaaacacacaaactcatagtaaagtccagaaatgtgaatttaacataaaaactaatgaaagcatccctaaaagtaactagatcctactaaaaacatactaaaaacaatgccaaaaagcgtataaattatccgctcatcaatgatctTGTTAGCTCTGTACTGCTGAAACTTGGTTTGGATGGTGTGAaaagggttaagaagtttttctatcgcattccaaccACGGTGCTCCAAgataccgtgaagtatgattgtttcacgatcgaGAGTGATGAGGATttgcaggtcatgtttcattgtcgccgGCAATTTCCCGAGGTAAGGACACCTgagctgttggcaaagttggttgatgtggtatccagttcggggggttcgaaccggaatacacACACTTTAGCCACGGTGGCCGGTTCTAGCTCGAGACCTGCCGTTGCTTCATCCTCCGTCCCTGCGTACGAGCCACCGATCCAGCCTGTTGCCTCCTCTtcgttcgctgttgatctcaGCGGCAATGTCGGCGACGATGTTGGTACAGGAGAACATCTTACGATCTCATTACATTGTGCTACACCAGCTGGTGTTGGAGACGGGTTCTTTGATGATCCAGATGACGATGATGTTGAGCCGGATCTGATTGCCGATGACAGTGGCGATGAACTCGGAGCGAGTGACTCGAGAGGGGCTGCAGGTGGAtctagttctggcacacagcagtacccaCCCCATTTTTCATCATTGgacctggatgccatgaggcaggatgGGCTTCCTGGGCAGGCTGCtggatttggcgctagagatgCAGACGGGTCTGCTGGtatgacagagttccaggttggtcagcagttccaggataaagatgaggccctgttgagtgtgaagacttacagcatccgccgggggtacagtacaaggtaattgagtctgactatcgccggtatgtggaaaagtgttctgagtttgggaatgggtgcacatggttgattcggttgAGTCTCCGGCAGCACAAGGGCATCTGGAAAGTGAAACGGTACAACGAACCGTATACGTGTCTTGCCACCTCTATCTCCAGCGACCAtaggagtttggattatcatgtcaTATCGacattcattatgccaatggtgaGGGCTGATGCATCCATCAACATCAAGGTCCTCCTAAATAACCGGCCGCACACTTTGGATTCAGACCGATGTACAGGAGggtctggatggcgaagcagaaggctgttGCCGTCATCTATGGTGACTGGAATGATTCGTACAACGAGCTCCCTAGGTGGGTGTTAGGAGTCCAGTTGACCATGCCTGGTACAGTAGCAGTCCTTCGGACATGCCTTGTTCGAGTTGTGGGATAGCTCGACGAGTCTCAAGCTTATTTTCACAGGCTGTTCTGGACGTTCCCACCTTGtatcgaggcattccgtcattgcaagccgttagtgagtattgacggcacccatctatatggcaagtatgggggaacgttgcttgtcgcaattgcacaggacgggaactccaacatactTCCTGTGGCATTTGCACTAGTcgagggtgagaatgctgagtcgtggcccttctttctctctcaccTCCGTCAGCACGTGACACCGCAGCCAGGTCTGCTAGTTATTTCagacaggcataacggcatcaaggtCTCCCAGTGAAGATGCCAATGCTGTAAATGGGACGGGAACCAACGGTCACCACCTCGCCCGTCCTTCGACATCAagaagtcgatgttcagggcgggatGTGGGGGAGGCTGTACGCCGCCGAACTACGGTAACACTCTATCAACCTGATGCCACTCAACCACCGCAAAATATATCAGGGACGTCACACACTGCCATAACATCGTATGCCGAGGCTCCAGCACCTCCGGATGGACAACCTGGAGGACGTCGGGTGTGCTGTAGGGCATCCATATAAAGTGAAAAAAGCAAATCAAATTCATTTGACGAATTCGTTAAACCGTATAAACTGAAAGAAGCAGTAACTACACATATGAGCTTAGCGTACTTACATCCCGAGCCTGTAACAAGTCGATCCTCAGTCGAGCCATCTGCACCCGAGGTCCCTTCTCGCTAATCCCAGGATTGTAACTTGACCACCTGTGTAGGAAATTAAACATGGTACTGCATTCATGAATGATTCTAAAAGGCATAAAATTGCATgcgaaattgaaaataaattaaataaggaTAAATAGTACAATACGGTAGTGGTACCTCGAGGCAAGGGGCCAGCTAAACGCATCATACCCAGCAGGCCTAAAACCAGGAAACCGCCAAAAGATCCAAGACTGAAGTAACTGTAACAGCCCGGCTAACTTCATGACATGTCTGTtggccactcggcacatgcaccggtacaaccatgctAGTGCCGCCGAACCCCAGCTATAGCcacccatctcctcaagcctagCCACAAGCGGTAACCATATGATGTGAATACGAttgccggacttgtcggcaaacagctgggtgcccaacaacatcatgatataggcacgGGCAAAGCGCCTAACCGTCTCCGCATCTACCCCCTCGGGGCACTCTCCGAAAGTCTCCTGGAACCAGGTGCAATTTACTGCGAACTTTTGTATTTGGTTCGCGGGAGGTAACACACCAAGCAACTCATGGAACCATTGCCAAGCTGGCCTGCCACCCTCTATGTATACGTGGAAGTCTGTCAGGCAACCACTGACGTAACGTCCATCCACTGGCAACCCCAACTGGTACGCGACGTCCTGAAGTGTGATGGTGCACTCTCTGAACGGCATGTGgaacgtgtgcgtctccggacgccaccGCTCCACGAATGCACTGACAAGGGGCTCGTCCAATCGGAACCATCTGTCGTTCAGTCTCGTAAGATGGTATAgtccggccatctgcaagtacggaacgtaccTCTCATCAAGTCGCAtcccctgctgccgccgcatgctcgtAATGCAACGCCGGGGCTGGACATTACATTGACCACATAATTATGACGAATTATAATACCACTAACAGATAAAATTCACGACGTAAACaagtaacaaaaaaaaacatgcaatagGAGATATATCGGTCCACTACGGAAATTGCAAACAAAACCCGCAAACCTAGACCGCATCTACATTCCACATGCAAAAGCAAATTGTACTAAACTGCTAGCAAAATCGCATACTCAAACCGCAtccaaaaaattacaaaaataaaccaCATGCAAATCCACTTAAGAAAACTACGGGCAAAACCACTCATTAAACCACGCGCAATTCCACTTACGAAAACCACGTGCAAATCCACTTACATAAACCGCATGCAATACAGCTAAcccaaaccactaacataaaccgcatGCAAAACCGCTATCATAAACCACTTCAAATACCGCtttcataaaccactaacatatacGAATATCATAAACCACCATCATAAaccactaacctcgtcgttgatcaccccggctatatgagcgaCTCCATCCAGTTGATACAGCCTTCCCGGATCGTCCCTCATCGCCTAAGTAAGCCGCTCCAGACTTTCTCGGACCGGTtttgggtcgttttctctgggatttggtgggggtATGAGAATGAAAAACTGATTCGAATGAACTTGGTTCGAACCCCTTATATAGGGCACTCacttgtaattcgaatcaactcctCTCGAATTACCTTTTGTTTTCGAGatgtgagtaattcgaatcaactcctCTCGAATTATATGAATTGTGAGTAATTCGAATCCATTTGATTCAAACTTCCCATTATTCACGTGTACCTACTAATTCGAAATGATTCAATTCGAATTGATTCAATTCGAATTAAGCATCTATAATTCGATCCAAGTGGATTCAAATTACTTGATAGGCTAGCTTGAGAATAATTCGATCCCTGTTGATTCGAATTATTAACAAATGTAATTCGAActaagttgattcgaattacattatAATGTGCTTTGGCTGATTC contains the following coding sequences:
- the LOC107632674 gene encoding protein MAIN-LIKE 1-like, whose translation is MRRQQGMRLDERYVPYLQMAGLYHLTRLNDRWFRLDEPLVSAFVERWRPETHTFHMPFRECTITLQDVAYQLGLPVDGRYVSGCLTDFHVYIEGGRPAWQWFHELLGVLPPANQIQKFAVNCTWFQETFGECPEGVDAETLFADKSGNRIHIIWLPLVARLEEMGGYSWGSAALAWLYRCMCRVANRHVMKLAGLLQLLQSWIFWRFPGFRPAGYDAFSWPLASRWSSYNPGISEKGPRVQMARLRIDLLQARDHTRRPPGCPSGGAGASAYDVMAVCDVPDIFCGG